The following coding sequences are from one Cervus canadensis isolate Bull #8, Minnesota chromosome 4, ASM1932006v1, whole genome shotgun sequence window:
- the CLEC4G gene encoding C-type lectin domain family 4 member G → MDTAGYRKWDGRQEEIPGGHWGRWGQRPLFLVLAFMVITVLWTLILSVLFSKASTERGALLDHQGLLSTNVSKQTAVLGILKEEVRACNSCCLGTQAQLQTVSKELGEARSKLLQQESALKELSERVTQSLAEAGRDRENIRTELFRALEQARLGNSSCKECPESWLPFQGSCYFFSTLRATWVEAQQHCERSGAHLVIVGGLEEQGFLSRNTRGRGYWLGLRAVRKVRRIQGYQWVDGVALSFSHWNRGEPNDSMGREDCIMMLRTGLWNDAPCDNENDNWICEKRLSC, encoded by the exons ATGGACACTGCAGGGTACAGAAAGTGGGACGGCAGGCAGGAAGAGATCCCTGGAG GGCACTGGGGACGCTGGGGACAGAGACCCCTCTTCCTGGTCTTGGCTTTCATGGTCATCACAGTCCTGTGGACCCTCATTCTCAGCGTCCTGTTTTCCAAGG CGTCCACCGAACGCGGGGCGCTGCTTGACCACCAAGGCCTGCTGAGCACAAACG TCTCCAAACAGACGGCGGTGCTGGGTATCTTGAAGGAGGAGGTCCGAGCGTGCAATAGCTGCT gcctggggaCGCAGGCCCAGCTGCAGACAGTCAGCAAGGAGCTTGGAGAGGCAAGGTCGAAGTTGTTGCAGCAGGAGAGTGCCCTAAAAGAACTGAGCGAGCGCG TGACCCAGAGCCTGGCTGAAGCCGGTAGGGACCGTGAGAACATTCGCACTGAGCTCTTCCGGGCACTGGAGCAAGCCCGGCTCGGAAACA GCTCCTGCAAGGAGTGCCCCGAGTCGTGGCTGCCATTCCAGGGCTCCTGTTACTTCTTCTCCACGCTGCGGGCCACGTGGGTGGAGGCACAGCAGCATTGCGAGCGCTCCGGCGCGCACCTGGTGATCGTCGGAGGCCTGGAAGAGCAG GGTTTCCTGAGTCGGAATACGCGTGGCCGCGGTTATTGGCTGGGCCTCAGGGCCGTGCGCAAGGTGCGCAGGATCCAGGGCTACCAGTGGGTGGACGGAGTCGCGCTCAGCTTCAG CCACTGGAATCGGGGGGAGCCCAACGACTCTATGGGGCGCGAGGATTGTATCATGATGCTCCGCACGGGGTTGTGGAACGACGCGCCGTGTGACAACGAGAACGACAACTGGATCTGTGAGAAGAGGCTCAGCTGCTGA